A genome region from Musa acuminata AAA Group cultivar baxijiao chromosome BXJ3-5, Cavendish_Baxijiao_AAA, whole genome shotgun sequence includes the following:
- the LOC135637865 gene encoding WRKY transcription factor WRKY71-like — protein sequence MDSRWATLSLDLGVGLLPSPGQVSRERGSVLVEGSSSRKEEARLTSTQFGDLEAELNRISEENKRLSEMVSNMLTDCVALSGGVPALPKRKRIETNTPGDDDPCKRVRADPVPNASKAYVRIDPKNTSLVVKDGYQWRKYGQKVTRDNPFPRAYFRCSFAPSCPVKKKVQRSAEDGSILVATYEGEHNHKHLAQDELYVGGIPCRPLQQRFGNQESPGFHRILVDQMASSLTKDPSFTAAIAAAISERLLQQTPVPN from the exons ATGGATTCGAGGTGGGCGACTCTCAGCCTTGACCTCGGCGTCGGCCTTCTTCCGTCTCCTGGCCAAGTTTCG AGAGAGCGTGGATCAGTGCTGGTCGAAGGGAGTTCTTCGAGAAAAGAAGAGGCTCGTTTGACGAGCACACAGTTTGGAGATTTAGAAGCCGAGCTGAACCGGATCAGTGAAGAGAACAAGAGGCTTAGTGAGATGGTCAGCAACATGCTCACGGACTGCGTTGCTCTAAGCGGCGGCGTGCCTGCGTTGCCGAAGAGGAAGAGGATCGAGACGAACACGCCAGGTGACGACGACCCATGCAAAAGAGTGAGAGCAGATCCCGTGCCCAACGCCTCGAAGGCCTACGTGCGGATCGACCCGAAGAACACGAGCTTG GTGGTCAAGGACGGATACCAGTGGAGGAAGTATGGTCAGAAGGTGACGAGAGACAACCCATTCCCCAGAGCTTACTTCAGATGCTCCTTTGCTCCTTCATGTCCTGTGAAGAAGAAG GTGCAAAGAAGTGCGGAAGACGGATCGATCTTGGTGGCCACATATGAAGGCGAGCATAACCACAAACACCTTGCGCAGGACGAACTCTACGTCGGAGGAATCCCGTGCCGGCCATTGCAGCAGCGATTCGGAAACCAGGAATCGCCGGGGTTTCACAGGATCCTGGTGGACCAGATGGCCTCCTCGTTGACGAAGGATCCAAGCTTCACGGCTGCTATCGCTGCCGCCATATCCGAGAGACTTCTGCAACAGACACCGGTTCCGAACTAG
- the LOC135583870 gene encoding bHLH transcription factor RHL1-like has protein sequence MQRSGKDVQGMAAPHVALQELQNGGGGAGRDDFFDQMISGLAPAWPPGLGDPKLLFGAGVGGKAPEVASAAEGVRYVPYDESSLLASRLRQQEASRGGSSLTETSMLLQLGQHSHHQAQQQLLLQSIAQPPAAGGGDSRGFLPLPLSLGSGGSGDSGLLVDRSRDEVDAPFKSPHLTEAEGLYSNGFGGSLQRAIQAPTQQQLLHHPQNYGMGQGTRTGTAAASAPACGVTAPPRPRVRARRGQATDPHSIAERLRRERIAERMKALQELVPNGNKTDKALMLDEIIDYVKFLQLQVKVLSMSRLGGAAAVAPLVADMSSENGAGVDGVVGGDDGGMTVAEHQVAKLMEEDMGSAMQYLQGKGLCLIPISLVSAISSAAACHPRPPGSGCLGQLNRPTHHAAGDAPASPTISALTVQSTNGSGTEADAPWPAGSKDGAAIP, from the exons ATGCAACGGAGCGGCAAGGACGTGCAGGGGATGGCGGCGCCACACGTCGCTCTCCAGGAGCTCCAGAACGGCGGAGGCGGCGCCGGCCGCGACGACTTCTTCGATCAGATGATCTCCGGCCTCGCCCCCGCCTGGCCGCCGGGGCTGGGGGACCCCAAGTTGCTCTTCGGGGCTGGCGTCGGCGGGAAGGCGCCGGAGGTGGCGTCGGCGGCAGAGGGAGTGCGCTACGTGCCCTACGACGAGTCCTCGCTGCTGGCCTCGCGGCTCCGGCAGCAGGAGGCCAGCAGAGGTGGGAGCTCGCTGACGGAGACGTCGATGCTGCTGCAGCTGGGTCAGCACAGTCACCACCAGGCGCAGCAGCAGTTGCTCCTTCAGTCGATCGCGCAACCGCCGGCGGCCGGCGGTGGAGATTCGAGGGGCTTTCTTCCGCTGCCGCTCTCCCTCGGGAGCGGCGGTTCCGGGGATTCCGGCCTCCTCGTCGACAGATCCCGAGACGAAGTCGATGCGCCCTTCAAATCCCCCCATCTCACC GAGGCGGAGGGGCTTTACAGCAATGGATTCGGGGGATCGCTCCAGCGGGCGATTCAAGCGCCTACCCAGCAGCAGCTTCTCCATCATCCCCAG AACTACGGGATGGGGCAGGGCACCAGGACGGGGACGGCGGCAGCTTCGGCACCCGCTTGCGGGGTCACGGCGCCGCCGAGGCCGAGGGTGAGGGCGAGGCGAGGGCAGGCGACGGATCCACATAGCATTGCTGAAAGA CTTCGGAGGGAGAGAATCGCGGAGAGGATGAAAGCCCTGCAGGAGTTGGTGCCCAACGGCAATAAG ACGGACAAGGCATTGATGCTGGATGAGATCATCGATTACGTCAAGTTCCTCCAGCTCCAAGTCAAG GTCTTGAGCATGAGCAGGTTGGGCGGAGCGGCGGCGGTTGCGCCCCTCGTGGCTGATATGTCTTCAGAG AACGGGGCGGGAGTCGATGGCGTGGTGGGCGGCGACGACGGCGGCATGACGGTGGCGGAGCACCAGGTGGCGAAGCTGATGGAGGAGGACATGGGGTCGGCGATGCAGTACCTCCAGGGGAAAGGTCTCTGCCTCATACCCATCTCCCTCGTCTCGGCGATCTCCTCGGCCGCCGCCTGCCATCCCCGGCCTCCTGGCTCCGGCTGCCTCGGCCAGCTCAACCGCCCGACGCATCATGCAGCTGGCGACGCACCTGCATCGCCGACCATCTCCGCGCTGACAGTTCAGTCCACTAACGGCAGCGGCACGGAAGCCGACGCCCCATGGCCGGCCGGGAGCAAGGACGGAGCCGCCATTCCTTGA